One Streptosporangium becharense genomic window, AGACCGGCCCGACCGCCGCGCCGGCCGCCGCGACCGCACTCCACACTCCCAGCGCGAACGCGCGTTCCTGCCGGTCGGTGAAGACCTGCCGGATGATGGACAGGGTGGCCGGCATGATCATCGCCCCGCCGACGCCCAGGAAAGCACGCGCGACGATCAGCGCCGGGGGCGAGGAGGCGAACGCGGCCGCCGCCGAGGCGGCGCCGAAGACCAGGTAACCGGCGAGCACCAGGCGTTTTCGCCCGTAGCGGTCGCCGAGCGTGCCGAAGGTCAGCAGGAGCGGGGCGACCACCAGCGAGTAGACGTCGATGATCCACAGAAGCTGCACCGAGGACGGTTCGAGCGCCGCGGTCAGCGCGGGCACGGCGATGTGCAGCACGGTGGAGTCCACCGTGATCAGCAGCAGGCTGAAGCACAGAAGGACCAGGATCGACCACCGGCCGGCACCGTGCGCCCGCGGGTCGTCTCCGGCGTGCCCGACTCCGGCCGCGGCACCCACAGTGATCATGGCTGCTCAGAGATCTCGGCCTGGACGAACATGCGTCGCAGCTTAGGCGAAGTCCGGCACTGGATGGGTCGGCATCGGCCGATCCGTTCGCGCTGGTTTGCGAATCCGGCGACCGGTGTCCGCGACCTCTCTAGAGAGCTACAGCCCTGTACCGTCGCCTAGGCAAATCGGTCAGTTCGCACCCAGCATGGCGGTCGTGAGAAGTCAGCGCGCGGTCCGTGAGCCGCGGCGGTGAACGGGTCCGGCGGGCCGGATCCCGGACGGGTCCGGCACCGGGACGACCAGGACGACCAGGACGACCGGAAGGATCGGGACGACCAGGACGACCAGGATGGCCAGGATGGCCAGGACGACCGGGGCACCCGGAGCGATCGGGGCACCCGGGACGACCGGGACGATCTCCGGGAGTCCGGCCGCGTATCGAACGGGCTCCGGCGGCCCTCACATGCCGGGGAGGACGCGGACGACCCTCCCCGCGACCCGGTCTCCCCACGGGACTGGTGCGCGGTCGCCGCCGCCCGGCTCGGCCGTGACCAGCCGGAGGCCGCGCTGGAGGCCGCGCGTACGGCGATGGACCTCGACCCGCGGGCCGAGTCCGGGGCCGACTGGAGCTACCGTCTGGCCAGCCTCGCCTTCGAGCGGCTCGGCCGGGACGCCGAGGCCGTGGCCGCCGCCGAAGAAGCGGTGCGGCTGGCGCCCGGGTCCTGGGCCGCGCGGATGCGCCTGGGGGCGGCGCTGCGCCGGGTGCCGGGCCGCTGGCGCGAGTCGTGGGCCCAGGCGGTCAGGGCCGTCCGCTACGCACCGGAGGAGCCGGAGCCGCACGTCCTCCTCGGAGACCTGGAGTTGCTGCGCGGTGAGCACCGCCGCGCGGAGGCCGCCTACCGTGACGCGCTGCGCCGCATGCCGGACCATCCCGGCGCCCGGGTCAACCTCGGCCTGGCCGCGCTGCGCTGGAGGCGCCCGCGCGGCCACCACGACCCCGCATGGCCGGTCGATCCGCAGGAGACCGGCCGGACCAGGCGTGCCCTGGAGACGTGGTCCCGGCAGATCCGTCTCCTGCTGGCCGTGGCGCTGGTCGCGGTCTGCGCGACGGCTTCCGGCCCCGGGCCGGCCGCCGCGGTGAAGACCGGCGGCTGGCTGGTGCTCGCGGCCGTCCTGGTGATCACCCTGCGGCGGGCGCACCGGGTCAGGCTCTGGCCGTACGTGCCCGGCATGCTCGCCCGGGACCTGTGGCTCGCCGTCTCGGTGTCGATCACCCTGGTCTCGGTGGCCGCGTACGTCGCGGCGATCGCGACCCTTCCCGCAGGGCTTCCGCTGATCCTGCCGTCCCTCACCGGCCCGGCGCCCGACCGACGGGGCGGGCTCTGGGCCGCTCTCGCCGCTCTCGTGCTCCTCAACGGTCTCGCCGTGCTCGTGCTGCGGGTGGTGGCCGAGGCATGGCTCGGACGGCCGGTGCGGGCGTTGGCCCACTTCGCCGCCGCCCGCGGTGACCGTACGGCCCGGCGCGACGCCGGCGTCGCGCTCTGGCTGTTGGCGGGCCGGATCTGGTCCGTGCCCACGGTGGTCGCGTGCGTCGCGCCGGTCCTGGACGACCGGCGCTGGGCGCTGGCCGCGCTGGTCGCGCCGCTCGCCCTCGGCTGGACGCTCGTCCGCCTCCGCGGCCTGGACGGGGCGGCCTCCCTGACCGCCGGGGCACTGGCCGAGGACCGTGGGCTGGCCGCGGCGTTCGCCCTGTCCGTCGTGTCGGCGCTCCTGCTCGGCGCGTCGGCCGTCGTCTCCACGTCGGGGACGCTTCCGTCCGCCGGGGACGGTCCCTGGTGGGCCGGGGCCGTGTTGCTCGGCGGCCCGGTGGCGGTGTTCGCCGGCAGGTCGGCACGGGCCTGGTGGCGGGGGGTGCCGGGGCCGTGGCGCGCGTCCTTGGTGATGTGCGAGAGCCGCGGGAGCCACCTGCCGGGTGACGTGGGGCCGCCGGTGGAGCTCGGCGCGGAGGTGCGCGCGGCCTTCACCCGCGGGCGGGACGTGGTGCTCGCCTGCCTCGGCCCTGCCGGACCGCGCGCGCTGGCCGTCGGCGCCGTCAGTTCGGTCACCCCGAGTGGCGAACTGCGCCTGGCCGCCGCCCCCGAGGCGTGGGAGGCCGCCGAGCACGACCCGAGAGTGGCGGTGTTCGTCACCGGCCCGCTGGGCCGCCCCTTCCGGGCCGAGGTGCGGGGCGTCGCCGTCGGCGACACCGAGACCGGCCTGCTGCGGGTCACCCCCAAGCAGGTCGTGGTGGGTGACCGGCCCCACGTCCACCGGGGCCGCTCTCTCCGGCCCTGACGGGCGGCATCGAGGAAGCGACAGGGCGGGGCCCGGGGGTGCGGCTCCGGAGGGCAGGGCTTCGGGTGCGCCGGAGGGCGGGGCCGGAAGGCCGCCGGAGCAGGGCCTGCCGGGGGGCGAGCTTGCCGGTTGGTGACATTCCTCTGCCCGGCCGTCGCCCGGCCCCCGTCGCGGGGCAGGGTGGCGGTGCCGGGAGGCGCCCGGCGCGACACCGGACCGGAAATCGCCGCCCGGATGGTGATGTTCATCCGTCCTCATCCACATATCGGATCGTGGCCGCGGGGCGGCGTGGCGCGACGCTCAGGCACGCGCAATCGGCCTTCCGGTGCGGTATAACCGGGGGGCGGACCGGGGAGGCGTGATGCGGGAATCCGGCAGGGCCCGGCCGGCGGGGCGCGCGGCGGCACGGGATCTGTTCGAGCAGGTGCGGCTGGGATACTTCCGGCTCGCTCCGCCCCTGCGCAGACTGATCTACGCCGGGGTGCTGGTCGCGGCGGTCGGGCTGGCGTTCGGGATGGGCTGGTCGCCGCTCGCCGCGTTCTTCGTCACCCTGACGCTGCTCTCCTTCGCGGTGCTGACCCTGCGCTTCCCGCGGGCCGCCGCCACCGTGCTGGTGGTGTTCGCCTGGCTCGCGATGCTCACGCTCATGCGGGACGGATACGGCTGGAGCTCGCCGGTCATCACCGCCCTGATGTTCCTGGGCCCCCTGGTGGGCGGGGCCGCCCACCTCATCCGCTGGGTCCCCCCCTGGCTGACCACCGTCATGGCGCTGGCCCCGGCGGGCCTGGTGGCCGCCGTGCTCGGCACGCTCCTCGGCGTCCTGGGGCCCGCCGTCGCCATCTGGACCGCGTACGCCGCGGCCGCCGCCGTGCTCGTCCACCGGTTCCTCCAGGCGCGGCGGGTGCGGGCGGCGGTGGTCGCGGGGGAGCAGCGGCAGGCCGGGCACAGGGTCCGCGAGGGCGGCCACGCCGTTCCGGCCGCGGGGCCCGGCGAACACGCCGGGCCGCCGCCGATCACGGTGGAGGAGGCGCTCGGCGAGCTGGAGGCGATGATCGGCCTGGAGCCGGTGAAGGAGCAGGTCCGCTCGATCGCCGCCTCGATCGAGGCGGCGAGGCTGCGCAGGGAGGCGGGGTACGCCACCGAGCCGCCCATGCGCCATTTCGTCTTCGTCGGCCCGCCCGGCACCGGCAAGACCAGCGTCGCCAGAACCGTCGCGAAGATCTTCTACGCGTTCGGCCTGCTGGAGACCCCCTACGTGGTGGAGGCCCAGCGGGCCGA contains:
- a CDS encoding tetratricopeptide repeat protein — translated: MNGSGGPDPGRVRHRDDQDDQDDRKDRDDQDDQDGQDGQDDRGTRSDRGTRDDRDDLRESGRVSNGLRRPSHAGEDADDPPRDPVSPRDWCAVAAARLGRDQPEAALEAARTAMDLDPRAESGADWSYRLASLAFERLGRDAEAVAAAEEAVRLAPGSWAARMRLGAALRRVPGRWRESWAQAVRAVRYAPEEPEPHVLLGDLELLRGEHRRAEAAYRDALRRMPDHPGARVNLGLAALRWRRPRGHHDPAWPVDPQETGRTRRALETWSRQIRLLLAVALVAVCATASGPGPAAAVKTGGWLVLAAVLVITLRRAHRVRLWPYVPGMLARDLWLAVSVSITLVSVAAYVAAIATLPAGLPLILPSLTGPAPDRRGGLWAALAALVLLNGLAVLVLRVVAEAWLGRPVRALAHFAAARGDRTARRDAGVALWLLAGRIWSVPTVVACVAPVLDDRRWALAALVAPLALGWTLVRLRGLDGAASLTAGALAEDRGLAAAFALSVVSALLLGASAVVSTSGTLPSAGDGPWWAGAVLLGGPVAVFAGRSARAWWRGVPGPWRASLVMCESRGSHLPGDVGPPVELGAEVRAAFTRGRDVVLACLGPAGPRALAVGAVSSVTPSGELRLAAAPEAWEAAEHDPRVAVFVTGPLGRPFRAEVRGVAVGDTETGLLRVTPKQVVVGDRPHVHRGRSLRP